One segment of Acidobacteriota bacterium DNA contains the following:
- a CDS encoding insulinase family protein: MKSRHVLFITLLFCFSSFAFGQDLASFEKRITVKKLPNGLTVIICERPEAPVFSFFTHVDAGSVQDPMGKTGLAHMFEHMAFKGTDKIGTRDYEGEKKALQKVEDAYGPYIAERDKRVGRDDQKLKALEKSWRDAIAEADKFSAPYNNEFGKIVESEGGEGMNAFTNHDETGYNYSFPSNRVELWAYLESERFLHPVMRQFYKERNVVIEERRMRTDSNPIGRLLEQFTSASFAAHPYHRPTVGYMWDLNSFSATDAQKFFDKYYVASDMVVVLVGDVKASETMPIIEKYFSRLPTRPSADEATTTEPPQKSERRVVLHEQAQPIYIEGYHRPDSYNPDDAVYDAITDLMSSGRTSRLYRALVRDKQIASDSAGFSGMPGNKYPHLFAFYAVPIPGHKPQEMADAIHAEVDRLRKEDISDEELRMIKTRSKANLIRSLGSNEGLAQNLGTFAARYGDWRELFRSVDRIDKVTKADIRRIANQTFIPDNRTVGIIEFAPPAGPPPGAAPVSQGGAQ, from the coding sequence ATGAAGTCCCGTCACGTTCTTTTCATCACTCTCTTGTTCTGTTTTTCCTCGTTTGCATTCGGCCAGGATCTGGCATCCTTCGAAAAACGCATTACCGTGAAGAAACTTCCGAACGGCCTGACCGTCATCATCTGCGAGCGGCCCGAGGCGCCCGTCTTCTCTTTCTTCACCCACGTCGACGCAGGCTCCGTGCAGGATCCGATGGGGAAGACAGGCCTTGCGCACATGTTCGAGCACATGGCGTTCAAAGGTACCGACAAAATCGGTACGCGTGACTATGAAGGCGAGAAGAAGGCGCTCCAAAAAGTAGAAGATGCCTACGGTCCGTATATCGCCGAGCGCGATAAACGGGTAGGCCGCGATGACCAGAAGCTCAAGGCACTGGAAAAGTCCTGGAGAGACGCCATCGCCGAGGCAGACAAATTTTCCGCTCCCTATAACAACGAGTTCGGAAAGATCGTCGAGAGCGAAGGTGGCGAAGGCATGAACGCCTTCACCAATCACGACGAAACCGGATACAACTATTCCTTCCCCAGCAATCGAGTGGAACTTTGGGCGTACCTGGAGTCGGAACGATTCCTGCATCCGGTCATGCGGCAGTTCTACAAGGAACGTAACGTAGTCATCGAAGAGCGGCGTATGCGCACCGACAGCAATCCCATTGGACGATTGCTCGAGCAGTTCACGAGCGCATCGTTCGCGGCCCATCCTTACCACCGGCCAACGGTCGGTTATATGTGGGACTTGAATTCGTTTTCCGCGACGGATGCGCAGAAGTTTTTCGACAAATATTACGTCGCGTCCGACATGGTGGTCGTGCTGGTTGGAGATGTGAAGGCCTCCGAGACGATGCCGATCATCGAAAAATATTTCTCGCGGCTGCCTACCCGCCCCTCTGCTGACGAGGCCACCACCACCGAACCACCGCAAAAATCCGAGCGGCGCGTCGTTCTTCACGAACAGGCGCAGCCCATCTATATCGAGGGTTACCACCGGCCCGATTCGTACAATCCCGACGACGCCGTCTACGATGCCATCACCGACTTGATGTCGAGCGGACGAACCTCGCGCCTCTATCGCGCGCTGGTGCGCGACAAGCAGATCGCTTCCGACTCTGCAGGTTTTTCCGGCATGCCGGGCAACAAGTATCCGCACCTGTTCGCTTTCTATGCGGTGCCGATTCCAGGCCATAAGCCGCAGGAGATGGCGGACGCAATTCACGCCGAGGTAGATCGTCTGAGAAAAGAAGATATTTCCGATGAAGAATTGCGCATGATCAAGACGCGCTCGAAAGCAAATCTAATTCGCTCGCTCGGATCAAACGAAGGCCTTGCACAGAATCTTGGAACCTTCGCGGCACGCTATGGCGACTGGCGCGAGCTGTTCCGATCGGTGGATCGTATCGACAAAGTCACCAAAGCCGATATTCGGCGCATCGCCAACCAGACGTTTATTCCTGACAATCGCACCGTGGGAATTATCGAATTCGCTCCTCCGGCAGGACCGCCGCCCGGTGCGGCGCCTGTTTCTCAAGGAGGTGCCCAATGA
- a CDS encoding amidohydrolase has translation MPASRREFLYGVGVLSASSLFAMDRSEPELILYNGNFWTVNPRQPKAQAAAISNSRFLAIGSNDEVLALASGNAKKIDLGGKTVLPGFIDAHSHPAEAGLSHLRMVDCDLRSIAEILKALRERAAITPPAQWVLGFKYDDTKTSEGRPLTREELDAAVPDHPVFVEHRGGHTAWTNSLAIKLAGLDDKTPDPPGGKYDRDSATGRLTGHVREHGKDAFEKANPLTFTRDDHREGVKLITRMMTRTGVTSVTDAGGSPDDLRAYQDAREAGELLMRVYCHIRYPYIDQMLAAGVKTGLGDEWVRVGAQKMICDGSISERTARLSQPYIGRPDDFGILVTGEQELYEQARKAHAAGWQLGTHANGDVGIDTTLRVYQRLQKEMPRRDARYRLEHCTVVNDSLVGRIKALGAIPTPFSTYAYYHGEKMKEYGAERVNHMFALRSFIDAGIRPTQASDYPPGPFEPMMALQSEVTRTDTKGNVWGPQQKITLEEAIRVGTMNGAYASYEENLKGSIEAGKLADLVVLGRDVFKEDPSNIINIPIERTMVGGKWVWES, from the coding sequence ATGCCTGCATCGCGTCGCGAGTTTCTCTACGGGGTTGGAGTATTAAGCGCATCGTCCCTTTTTGCAATGGATCGCAGTGAGCCCGAGCTGATTCTTTACAACGGCAATTTCTGGACGGTGAATCCCCGTCAGCCGAAGGCGCAAGCTGCCGCCATTTCCAATAGCCGGTTTCTTGCGATTGGATCGAACGACGAAGTCCTGGCGCTGGCATCTGGCAATGCGAAGAAGATCGATCTTGGCGGTAAGACCGTGCTCCCCGGATTTATTGACGCTCACTCGCATCCCGCCGAGGCTGGCCTGTCTCACTTGCGGATGGTGGATTGCGACTTGCGGTCGATCGCCGAAATCCTGAAAGCTCTGCGCGAACGCGCCGCCATCACGCCTCCCGCCCAATGGGTGCTCGGTTTTAAGTACGACGACACGAAGACGTCCGAGGGCCGGCCGCTCACGCGTGAGGAACTCGACGCCGCCGTGCCCGACCATCCCGTATTTGTCGAGCACCGTGGCGGTCACACAGCGTGGACAAACTCGCTAGCCATCAAACTGGCCGGACTGGACGACAAGACTCCAGACCCTCCGGGTGGAAAATATGATCGCGATTCAGCGACCGGACGCTTGACTGGGCACGTCCGCGAACACGGCAAGGATGCATTCGAAAAGGCCAACCCTCTTACCTTCACGCGCGACGATCACCGCGAGGGCGTGAAACTGATCACCAGGATGATGACCCGCACCGGAGTCACGTCCGTCACCGACGCTGGCGGCTCGCCCGACGACCTTCGCGCCTACCAGGACGCTCGAGAGGCCGGTGAACTGTTGATGCGAGTGTACTGCCACATCCGCTATCCCTATATCGACCAGATGCTAGCTGCTGGTGTTAAGACCGGCCTCGGCGATGAATGGGTGCGGGTCGGCGCGCAAAAGATGATATGCGACGGCTCCATCTCCGAGCGCACGGCGCGACTATCGCAGCCGTACATTGGTCGTCCGGACGACTTCGGAATTCTCGTGACGGGCGAGCAGGAACTCTACGAACAAGCTCGTAAAGCGCACGCCGCCGGATGGCAACTGGGCACGCACGCTAATGGGGACGTGGGAATCGACACCACGCTGCGGGTGTATCAACGCCTGCAAAAGGAAATGCCGCGTCGCGATGCGCGCTACCGCCTCGAGCATTGCACGGTCGTCAACGATTCACTTGTCGGACGGATCAAAGCGCTGGGTGCGATCCCGACGCCCTTTTCAACCTACGCCTACTATCACGGCGAGAAGATGAAAGAGTACGGTGCCGAGCGCGTGAATCACATGTTTGCCCTCCGTAGCTTCATCGATGCCGGCATTCGACCCACGCAAGCCTCCGACTATCCGCCCGGACCGTTCGAGCCCATGATGGCGCTGCAATCCGAAGTGACTCGCACCGATACCAAGGGAAATGTCTGGGGACCGCAACAGAAAATCACGCTGGAAGAAGCGATCCGCGTGGGTACGATGAACGGCGCCTACGCTTCCTACGAAGAAAACCTAAAGGGATCGATCGAGGCAGGGAAACTGGCCGACCTGGTCGTACTGGGACGCGATGTCTTCAAGGAAGATCCCAGCAACATCATCAATATTCCTATCGAGCGCACCATGGTCGGAGGGAAGTGGGTCTGGGAGAGCTGA
- a CDS encoding ATP-dependent DNA ligase: MPTSTIVDVEDRKLKLSNLEKVLYPAAGFTKGQVIDYYVRIAPVLVPHLAGRPLTMKRYPEGVDHEYFFEKNAPMHRPDWVKTAPVWSDSNHRTINFILANDLSTLVWIANLASLELHPSLALGADIETPTMIVFDLDPGPPANIVQCAQVGLWVRAIFDHFGLQSFPKTSGSKGMQIYVPLNTKMSYDQTKSFAHAIARLLEQEHPDLVVSDMKKAVRTNKVFVDWSQNDQHKTTISVYSLRAREQPTVSTPITWSEVEQALRKKDAQRLVFEATDVLKRVDKMGDLYAPLLTLKQKLPQLAGLGGEAAAEQSESVAIAAQADESPRSRTSAKKATVAAKKRRKV, from the coding sequence ATGCCCACCTCTACCATCGTCGACGTTGAAGACCGCAAGCTGAAGCTGTCTAATTTGGAGAAAGTCCTGTACCCGGCTGCCGGATTCACCAAGGGACAGGTGATCGACTACTACGTCCGGATCGCGCCCGTGCTGGTGCCGCATCTCGCCGGACGCCCACTCACGATGAAGCGGTATCCCGAAGGCGTCGATCACGAATACTTCTTTGAGAAAAACGCTCCCATGCACCGGCCGGACTGGGTGAAGACGGCCCCCGTGTGGAGCGACAGCAATCACCGCACTATCAATTTCATTCTCGCCAATGACTTGTCGACGCTCGTCTGGATCGCGAACCTGGCGTCGCTGGAACTGCATCCGTCGCTCGCGCTCGGAGCCGACATTGAAACTCCTACCATGATCGTTTTTGATCTCGATCCCGGACCACCCGCCAACATTGTGCAGTGCGCACAGGTCGGGTTGTGGGTACGCGCGATTTTCGATCATTTCGGATTGCAAAGCTTCCCTAAGACTTCCGGATCGAAAGGGATGCAGATTTACGTCCCGCTCAACACGAAAATGAGTTACGACCAGACGAAATCCTTCGCGCATGCGATCGCGCGCTTGCTGGAGCAGGAACATCCTGACCTGGTTGTGTCGGACATGAAAAAGGCGGTCCGCACCAACAAGGTATTCGTCGACTGGAGCCAGAACGATCAGCACAAGACGACGATCTCCGTCTATTCGCTGCGGGCGCGCGAGCAGCCAACCGTGTCAACGCCGATCACCTGGTCGGAAGTCGAACAGGCATTGAGGAAGAAAGATGCGCAACGCCTGGTCTTCGAAGCAACGGACGTGCTGAAGCGCGTGGACAAGATGGGCGACTTGTATGCGCCGTTGCTGACGTTGAAACAGAAACTGCCACAACTCGCTGGACTTGGCGGCGAAGCGGCCGCAGAACAATCGGAATCAGTTGCGATAGCGGCGCAGGCGGACGAGAGTCCCCGTTCACGCACGAGTGCGAAGAAAGCGACCGTCGCTGCGAAAAAACGTCGCAAGGTATAA
- a CDS encoding DUF72 domain-containing protein: MATLYVGTSGWAYPSWKPEFYPEKLAQKKFLNYYASRLNAVEVNYSFRQLVKETTIQNWIAETPEHFHFTIKAHQVLTHIKRLKDAEDFLKRFLGTLEGLERAGRLSPILFQLPPNFKADQTVLSEFLKLLPRTLQAAFEFRHESWFTDATWTTLRERNVALCVAETEERNTPDVVTADYAYYRYRKPTYSAEERAAMVGRIQEHISAGRNVFAYFKHEETPEGVLYAVDVLKTVGA, from the coding sequence ATGGCTACGCTTTACGTCGGCACCTCCGGATGGGCATACCCGAGTTGGAAGCCTGAGTTCTATCCGGAGAAGCTCGCGCAGAAGAAGTTCCTGAACTACTACGCGTCGCGCTTGAATGCCGTCGAAGTGAACTACAGTTTTCGGCAACTCGTCAAAGAGACGACCATCCAGAATTGGATCGCCGAAACGCCCGAGCACTTTCACTTCACGATCAAGGCCCACCAGGTTCTCACTCACATCAAGCGCCTGAAAGATGCGGAAGATTTCCTGAAACGTTTCCTCGGCACGCTGGAAGGACTGGAACGCGCCGGACGTCTCAGCCCGATACTTTTTCAACTTCCGCCGAATTTCAAGGCGGACCAGACGGTACTGTCGGAATTTCTGAAGCTCCTGCCCCGAACATTGCAGGCTGCTTTCGAATTCCGGCACGAATCCTGGTTCACCGACGCGACGTGGACTACTCTCCGCGAGCGCAACGTCGCGCTCTGCGTCGCAGAAACGGAAGAGCGAAACACGCCCGATGTGGTCACCGCCGATTATGCCTACTATCGCTATCGCAAGCCGACTTATTCAGCGGAAGAACGTGCGGCGATGGTGGGTCGCATCCAGGAGCACATTTCCGCCGGCCGCAATGTGTTTGCCTATTTCAAGCACGAAGAGACACCCGAAGGCGTGCTGTACGCGGTCGACGTTCTCAAGACCGTAGGCGCATGA
- a CDS encoding nucleotidyltransferase family protein: MRAMVLAAGLGTRLRPLTNDRPKALVEVAGHTMLEITLERLRDFGIRDVIVNVHHFADMVVDYLKANDNFGMRIEVSREELLLDTGGGLKKAAWFFKQDPHHSREPFLLHNVDVVSTIDLGRMMKFHDEHEPLATLAVQDRATSRYLLFDEKQQLCGRRAGVDGIPELVQHAHRPRALAFAGIHVISPRLLGMMTEEGAFSIISTYMRLASQGEKILGFRADEYYWRDLGKPESVAKAAEEMSGKP, translated from the coding sequence ATGAGAGCCATGGTGCTCGCCGCCGGCCTCGGAACGCGTCTGCGTCCGCTGACCAACGATCGCCCAAAAGCCCTGGTCGAGGTCGCTGGCCACACCATGCTCGAAATCACGCTCGAGCGTTTGCGCGATTTCGGAATCCGCGACGTCATCGTCAACGTCCATCACTTTGCCGACATGGTTGTCGACTACCTGAAAGCGAACGACAACTTCGGCATGCGAATCGAAGTCTCTCGCGAAGAGTTGTTGCTCGACACCGGCGGAGGCCTGAAGAAAGCAGCATGGTTCTTTAAGCAGGATCCTCACCATTCCAGAGAGCCCTTCCTGCTGCATAACGTGGACGTGGTCAGCACCATCGATCTCGGCCGCATGATGAAGTTCCACGATGAGCATGAGCCTCTGGCAACGTTGGCCGTGCAAGACCGCGCAACCTCTCGCTACTTGCTCTTTGATGAAAAGCAACAGTTATGCGGGCGACGCGCGGGCGTAGACGGGATTCCGGAACTTGTGCAACACGCGCACCGGCCCAGAGCACTCGCGTTCGCTGGCATCCACGTGATCTCACCGCGTCTGCTCGGGATGATGACCGAAGAGGGCGCGTTCTCGATCATCTCCACTTACATGCGTCTTGCTTCGCAGGGAGAGAAAATTCTGGGTTTCCGCGCCGACGAATACTACTGGCGGGATTTGGGCAAGCCTGAAAGCGTCGCGAAAGCGGCGGAAGAGATGAGCGGCAAACCTTAG
- a CDS encoding phosphotransferase, whose product MDILKQLFERRFHAPADRVLPVQGELGGSGRKIIRLSNRSATAVGILYNVREENVAFIEFSRHFRRLGLPVPEIYAEALDEGAYLEEDLGDTTLFEFLSKNRTGDKISPEAVEAYRKVVAMLPRFQVEAGRDLNYKVCYPRGSFDRQSIAWDLNYFKYYFLRLAGISFNEQSLEDDFGRLTKFLLSAPREYFLYRDFQSRNIMLRDGQPFFLDYQGGRKGALQYDIASLLYDAKADLPPELRQQLLDHYLEVLAGYTEFDRDAFLQHYYAYVYIRIMQALGAYGFRGFYERKTHFLQSVPYALKNVRWLLHNVTLPIALPTLFEAFNSMLASDRLQSVASGGNPLTVRILSFSFHRGLPADEIGNGGGFVFDGRSLPNPGREDRFKPLTGRDAPVIEYLNQQDSVHQFLANATSLVDASVDTYQRRGFKNLMVSFGCTGGQHRSVFLAEKLAKHLRGRSGVEVQLQHRELERMELEKVGQ is encoded by the coding sequence ATGGATATCCTCAAACAACTTTTTGAGCGGCGCTTTCACGCGCCCGCGGACCGGGTGCTGCCGGTGCAAGGGGAACTGGGCGGGTCGGGACGCAAGATCATTCGTCTTTCGAACAGAAGCGCCACCGCAGTCGGCATCCTCTACAACGTGCGCGAGGAAAATGTTGCGTTCATCGAGTTTTCCAGACACTTTCGTCGGCTCGGCTTGCCGGTGCCGGAAATCTATGCGGAAGCACTAGACGAAGGCGCCTACCTGGAAGAGGACCTCGGCGACACCACGCTCTTCGAGTTCCTTTCGAAAAATCGCACAGGTGACAAGATTTCTCCGGAGGCAGTGGAAGCGTATCGCAAAGTAGTCGCCATGCTGCCGCGTTTTCAGGTCGAGGCGGGTCGCGATTTGAATTACAAAGTGTGCTATCCGCGCGGGAGTTTCGACCGGCAATCGATTGCGTGGGACCTGAACTATTTCAAATACTACTTTTTGCGGCTAGCGGGCATTTCCTTCAACGAGCAGTCACTCGAAGATGACTTCGGACGCCTCACCAAGTTCTTGTTGAGCGCGCCGCGCGAATATTTTCTCTATCGCGATTTCCAATCGCGCAACATCATGCTGCGCGACGGCCAGCCTTTCTTTCTCGACTATCAGGGTGGCCGAAAAGGCGCGCTGCAATATGACATCGCGTCGCTACTCTACGACGCCAAGGCCGACCTGCCTCCCGAATTGCGCCAGCAGCTGCTCGATCACTATCTCGAAGTCCTCGCCGGATACACCGAATTCGATCGGGACGCATTCCTCCAGCACTACTACGCCTACGTCTACATCCGCATCATGCAGGCGCTTGGTGCCTACGGCTTCCGCGGATTCTACGAGCGCAAGACGCACTTTCTGCAAAGCGTCCCCTATGCACTGAAGAATGTCCGCTGGCTGCTGCACAACGTGACCTTGCCGATCGCGCTCCCCACGCTGTTTGAGGCCTTCAACAGCATGCTCGCCTCCGATCGGTTGCAGAGCGTGGCCTCGGGGGGAAATCCGCTCACCGTGCGGATTCTCAGCTTTTCGTTCCACCGCGGCTTACCAGCGGACGAGATCGGCAATGGCGGCGGCTTTGTTTTCGACGGCCGCAGTCTGCCCAATCCCGGCCGCGAAGATCGTTTCAAGCCGCTGACGGGCCGAGATGCTCCAGTCATCGAATATCTCAACCAGCAGGATAGCGTCCACCAATTTCTGGCCAACGCTACGTCTCTTGTCGATGCCAGCGTCGACACCTACCAACGCCGCGGCTTCAAGAATCTGATGGTCTCGTTCGGTTGCACCGGCGGCCAGCATCGCTCGGTATTTCTCGCCGAGAAACTGGCCAAACATTTGCGCGGACGGAGCGGCGTCGAAGTCCAGTTGCAGCACCGTGAACTGGAACGGATGGAGTTGGAGAAGGTTGGCCAATGA
- a CDS encoding radical SAM protein, with amino-acid sequence MPVSGLPLLPDFETGSKLVGIARIAAAGESLREGHNVEYFTLGIRSLLCRIVSQRKLPFAWAINPYRGCEFACKYCYARYTHEFMELRDGVDFERKIFVKQHAAQLLRQELRRVKAGEGIAIGTATDPYQPAERRFEVTRAILEELALHSGLSVGIVTKSNLVTRDVELLRKVAQNNRLHVSVTVTTVDADLARILEPRAPRPDLRLEAVRQLNLAGVDAGVNLAPVLPEITDRPSDLDALVKAASEAGAKFIFSGPLFLKPCSAAVFLPFLEENFPALVELYRKRYADHAFLPKGYTERLSRLIENLKQKYGIGKGDRGKHERARYVPPEEAQLQLFGGAG; translated from the coding sequence ATGCCAGTGTCAGGACTGCCCCTTCTCCCCGACTTCGAAACCGGTTCGAAACTTGTGGGCATTGCGCGTATTGCGGCGGCTGGCGAATCGTTGCGCGAGGGGCACAACGTGGAGTACTTCACGCTCGGCATCCGGTCGCTTCTGTGTCGCATCGTGAGCCAGCGGAAGTTGCCGTTTGCCTGGGCGATCAATCCTTACCGAGGATGTGAGTTTGCCTGCAAGTACTGCTACGCCCGCTACACGCATGAGTTCATGGAACTGCGGGACGGAGTCGACTTCGAGCGCAAGATATTCGTCAAACAGCATGCTGCGCAGTTATTGCGGCAAGAACTGCGCCGAGTGAAGGCAGGCGAAGGCATCGCCATCGGGACGGCAACCGATCCCTATCAGCCGGCGGAACGGCGTTTCGAAGTGACGCGGGCGATTCTTGAAGAGTTGGCGCTGCACTCGGGCCTGTCGGTTGGGATTGTGACCAAATCAAATCTGGTTACGCGCGACGTCGAGTTGCTGCGCAAGGTTGCGCAGAATAACCGCCTGCACGTCAGCGTCACGGTGACGACGGTCGACGCGGACCTGGCTCGGATTTTGGAGCCACGCGCGCCGCGACCTGATCTGCGATTGGAAGCTGTCCGTCAATTAAATCTGGCGGGTGTCGACGCGGGCGTCAATCTGGCGCCGGTCTTGCCGGAGATCACAGATCGGCCCAGCGACCTCGATGCGCTCGTCAAGGCTGCTAGCGAGGCTGGAGCAAAATTCATTTTTTCGGGGCCACTGTTTCTGAAGCCGTGCTCGGCAGCAGTCTTCCTGCCGTTTCTGGAAGAAAACTTCCCTGCTCTGGTTGAGCTTTACCGGAAGCGCTATGCGGACCACGCGTTCCTGCCCAAGGGATATACGGAACGCCTGTCTCGGTTGATCGAGAATCTAAAACAGAAATATGGCATCGGCAAAGGCGATCGCGGAAAACATGAGCGCGCGCGGTACGTTCCGCCTGAGGAGGCGCAATTGCAGTTATTTGGAGGCGCGGGCTGA
- a CDS encoding serine/threonine-protein phosphatase, with translation MTFPQPPGSPSRLKSEANRFWQRVTEGLEADQLWSQFAKDARSSYRFYSAELSERAEGQSGPAHVWHVAKALFWAVIEKLTPARRVLLLVALVLLFLPSGGFTFGDRAGQVRVIAFDMRLWGGLLLLMVLLLELADRVVMKRDLEIAKDIQSWLLPGTPLQLPGYEIAYATRPANTVAGDYYDVIVRAGSSPADGRILFVIADVAGKSIPAAMLMATFQASLRTLSSTGIPLAELVVSLNRYACSNTQGGARFTTAFLAELNPATGDLVYVNAGHNAPMLRRSAGSMERLETGGIPLGILPEATHEIGSTNLNSGDWLIVFTDGVVEAVNSKGEEYEEPRLVAVADSAATTAPPEFLRRLLANLDGFVGNTPQHDDMTCLLLKRSG, from the coding sequence ATGACCTTTCCCCAGCCACCAGGCTCGCCCTCTCGACTGAAATCCGAGGCCAATCGTTTCTGGCAGCGCGTCACGGAAGGGTTGGAAGCCGATCAGCTCTGGTCACAATTCGCCAAGGACGCTCGCTCCAGTTACCGTTTCTATTCTGCGGAGTTGTCCGAACGGGCTGAAGGGCAGTCGGGACCAGCGCACGTGTGGCATGTTGCGAAAGCGCTGTTCTGGGCGGTAATTGAGAAGCTCACTCCCGCGCGACGCGTTCTGCTGTTGGTCGCGCTTGTCCTGCTGTTCCTTCCGTCGGGTGGATTCACGTTTGGAGATCGCGCCGGCCAGGTGCGCGTAATCGCGTTCGACATGCGTCTCTGGGGCGGCCTGCTTTTGCTGATGGTGTTGCTGCTGGAGCTGGCCGACCGGGTCGTCATGAAGCGTGATCTGGAAATCGCCAAAGATATTCAATCGTGGCTGCTGCCCGGTACTCCGTTGCAGCTTCCGGGATACGAAATCGCCTACGCCACGCGTCCCGCGAACACGGTCGCGGGCGACTACTACGACGTCATTGTGAGAGCGGGCTCATCTCCCGCCGATGGCCGAATCCTGTTTGTGATTGCGGACGTCGCTGGAAAAAGCATTCCGGCGGCGATGTTGATGGCGACGTTTCAGGCCAGCCTGAGGACACTTTCGAGCACCGGCATTCCTCTTGCGGAACTGGTGGTGAGTTTGAATCGCTACGCCTGCTCTAACACCCAAGGTGGTGCGCGCTTTACAACTGCCTTTCTCGCCGAACTGAATCCGGCAACCGGGGACCTCGTCTATGTCAACGCCGGGCACAATGCGCCCATGCTGAGAAGAAGCGCGGGAAGCATGGAGCGGCTGGAGACGGGCGGAATCCCGCTGGGAATTTTGCCCGAAGCAACTCACGAAATAGGTTCCACGAACCTCAATTCTGGAGACTGGCTGATCGTGTTCACCGATGGAGTGGTCGAGGCGGTGAATTCCAAGGGTGAAGAATACGAAGAACCCCGGCTGGTTGCAGTCGCTGATTCCGCTGCAACGACTGCGCCTCCAGAGTTTCTGCGCCGACTCCTTGCCAACCTTGATGGGTTCGTCGGCAACACGCCACAGCATGACGATATGACGTGCCTACTGCTGAAAAGAAGCGGGTAG
- a CDS encoding aromatic ring-hydroxylating dioxygenase subunit alpha, with translation MTNLKMDPDRDIARASTLDAPRYFTREVFEDEKSRIFSSTWQLVGHVHQVAQPGDYFTFDLIGEPLLIVRGEDGILRAFYNVCRHRAGNPAVGCGNRKLFRCGYHGWTYRLDGALLVTPEFDGVEHFDPREHGLVPVQVEEWFNLIFVNLDPGAAPLAEFLGELPAQAEKFNFRQMKFSERRTYEMKCNWKTYVDNYLEGYHLPSVHPALNRELNYNSYTVESYAQHVRQWSPIRGAQPGDSTPRRYQEASDELTADYFWMFPNWMLNCYPDNFSLNIILPLEPERTLAIFEWYLPEENLGSEAARQSVTFSDEIQREDISICEIVQKNLHSRSYHNGRYSVKQEKGVHAFHRMYRELIPGS, from the coding sequence ATGACCAACCTGAAAATGGATCCGGATCGCGATATCGCGCGCGCATCCACCCTGGACGCTCCGCGCTATTTCACCAGGGAAGTATTCGAAGACGAGAAAAGCAGGATCTTCTCCAGCACGTGGCAGTTGGTTGGCCACGTCCATCAGGTCGCGCAACCCGGCGACTACTTCACCTTTGACCTGATCGGGGAGCCCCTTTTGATCGTGCGCGGAGAAGATGGGATCCTGCGCGCCTTTTACAATGTTTGCCGTCATCGGGCCGGCAATCCTGCGGTGGGTTGCGGCAATCGTAAACTCTTTCGCTGCGGATATCACGGATGGACCTATCGCCTCGACGGTGCTTTGCTGGTTACGCCCGAGTTCGATGGCGTCGAGCATTTTGATCCCCGGGAGCATGGATTGGTCCCCGTCCAGGTGGAAGAATGGTTCAACCTGATATTCGTCAACCTGGATCCCGGAGCGGCGCCCCTGGCTGAATTCCTAGGCGAATTGCCCGCGCAAGCAGAGAAGTTCAATTTCCGTCAGATGAAGTTTTCCGAGCGTCGCACCTACGAGATGAAGTGCAATTGGAAAACCTACGTGGACAATTATCTCGAAGGCTACCATCTGCCCAGCGTCCACCCGGCATTGAACCGCGAACTTAATTACAACTCCTACACCGTGGAAAGCTATGCCCAGCACGTGCGTCAGTGGAGTCCGATCCGCGGCGCGCAACCGGGCGACAGCACTCCGCGACGCTACCAGGAAGCGAGTGACGAACTCACCGCCGACTATTTCTGGATGTTTCCCAACTGGATGCTGAACTGTTATCCCGACAACTTCTCCCTGAATATCATCCTGCCGCTCGAACCGGAACGCACGCTGGCCATCTTCGAATGGTATTTGCCGGAGGAGAACCTGGGCAGCGAAGCAGCCCGCCAGTCGGTAACTTTCAGTGACGAGATTCAGCGGGAAGACATATCCATCTGTGAGATCGTCCAGAAGAACCTGCACTCCCGCAGTTATCACAATGGCCGCTACAGCGTGAAGCAGGAAAAAGGCGTCCACGCCTTTCATCGCATGTATCGGGAGCTCATCCCGGGAAGTTGA